A stretch of the Bacillus sp. B-jedd genome encodes the following:
- a CDS encoding Yip1 family protein, with protein METQIETDVKKSSPSLLGIFTSPVEQFEKIRTNPKIWIPLLIVSVIYIVGMALMAMTMTVDTLIKQGVPKESAETILMGARIGVVATGLLSPAFGALISSAIQLLVAKIAKAEVSFRQLFSMNTHIGFISAIGLVLNMAVAAAIGLDGDTFITSIAGLLGKQGGVLSAIEVFSIWGMILTAIGLHKTAHFPKVLAWAISIIFFLIGIGFTLIGIMLQGAPSL; from the coding sequence ATGGAAACTCAAATTGAAACAGACGTAAAAAAATCTTCGCCATCGCTTTTGGGAATTTTCACCAGTCCAGTGGAGCAATTTGAAAAGATCAGGACCAATCCAAAGATTTGGATTCCGCTGTTGATTGTCAGTGTGATTTATATAGTCGGCATGGCGCTTATGGCGATGACGATGACCGTTGATACGCTGATAAAACAAGGAGTGCCGAAAGAAAGCGCTGAGACGATCCTCATGGGAGCAAGAATTGGAGTTGTCGCAACGGGATTATTAAGCCCGGCATTTGGCGCTCTTATTTCAAGTGCCATCCAGCTTTTGGTTGCGAAAATTGCCAAGGCTGAAGTCTCTTTCAGACAGCTATTCTCGATGAATACTCATATCGGCTTTATCTCCGCAATCGGTCTCGTCTTGAATATGGCTGTTGCCGCCGCCATTGGCCTTGATGGAGATACTTTCATTACGAGCATCGCAGGCCTGCTTGGCAAGCAGGGAGGAGTTTTGAGCGCGATTGAGGTATTTTCCATCTGGGGAATGATTTTGACAGCAATCGGCCTTCATAAAACGGCCCATTTCCCTAAGGTGCTGGCATGGGCGATCTCGATCATTTTCTTCCTGATTGGCATCGGATTTACTTTAATAGGAATAATGCTGCAGGGGGCGCCTAGTCTCTAA
- a CDS encoding efflux RND transporter periplasmic adaptor subunit — MKKKIIIGTLVVLLLLSMIGVSVYREVYAQGPAVKVLEVKQDEISSYLMVPGSVSLEEEQAVYLSPERGTLKDILVEEGQAIKKGTVLAKFENAQLQLEAEQNTLSLESNNLKITQLRKQLSDLKEQERTLSGGLLPDPAAAGQITAQISQVEMELKVAELELKQANLQKESIAKRAGELEIKSTIEGTVLLVDESASLTAAGAAQPIVLVGKMEGLIAKGFLSEYDTLKVSAGQKVILRSDAVPDKTWPGEVTKVSTLPESQAAMGGSQAVQYPVLVKLSGKNPVLKPGFQVIMEIETEKKTAIVLPDTAIVEEDDAQYVYVVKKGIAHKKEIQTGIITGSKVEVTKGIKEKEKVIAKPPAKIKDGMEVTVK; from the coding sequence ATGAAAAAGAAAATTATAATCGGCACATTAGTAGTTTTATTGCTGTTGTCCATGATTGGCGTCAGCGTTTATCGTGAAGTATATGCCCAGGGGCCGGCTGTCAAAGTATTGGAAGTGAAACAGGACGAAATTTCTTCTTATCTGATGGTTCCGGGATCAGTCTCCCTCGAAGAAGAGCAGGCGGTCTATTTGTCGCCAGAGCGCGGCACTTTGAAGGATATCCTCGTAGAGGAAGGACAGGCGATCAAAAAGGGCACTGTCCTTGCAAAATTCGAGAACGCCCAGCTTCAGCTAGAGGCGGAACAAAACACGCTGTCGCTTGAATCAAACAATCTGAAAATCACTCAGCTTAGAAAACAACTAAGCGACTTGAAAGAACAAGAGCGGACACTTTCCGGCGGACTTCTGCCTGACCCGGCCGCGGCGGGACAAATTACCGCACAAATCAGCCAGGTCGAGATGGAGCTGAAAGTGGCCGAACTGGAATTGAAGCAGGCGAATTTGCAGAAGGAAAGTATCGCGAAAAGAGCGGGAGAGCTCGAAATCAAAAGTACAATTGAGGGTACAGTTTTGCTTGTGGATGAAAGCGCCTCTTTGACTGCCGCGGGAGCTGCCCAGCCAATCGTGCTTGTTGGCAAAATGGAAGGCTTGATCGCAAAAGGGTTTTTGTCCGAATATGACACCTTGAAGGTGAGTGCCGGGCAAAAGGTTATCCTCCGCTCCGATGCGGTTCCGGATAAAACATGGCCGGGTGAAGTGACAAAGGTGAGCACGCTTCCTGAATCCCAGGCGGCGATGGGCGGATCCCAGGCGGTCCAATACCCGGTGCTTGTCAAGCTTTCCGGCAAAAATCCTGTTCTTAAACCGGGCTTCCAGGTCATTATGGAAATCGAGACGGAGAAAAAGACAGCGATTGTCCTTCCGGATACAGCCATTGTGGAGGAAGATGATGCCCAATATGTGTATGTGGTGAAAAAAGGGATTGCCCATAAAAAAGAAATCCAGACAGGCATCATTACAGGCTCCAAGGTAGAAGTGACCAAAGGGATCAAGGAAAAGGAAAAAGTGATTGCCAAACCTCCAGCCAAGATCAAGGACGGCATGGAAGTGACTGTGAAATGA